A genomic segment from Ignavibacteriales bacterium encodes:
- a CDS encoding DivIVA domain-containing protein has translation MKISPIEIRQQEFSKKMRGYDPDEVQNFLESLAEELEKLNSENESLKEEVESLTDQINEYKKIEQNLQATLLKAQENSTKSMEATKKQTSLMIKEAELKASQIIEKARESTNDIRNAVVNLREEKDLILSKLKAIVSSQANLLELKVERAGDEKTTGKKIEQSNKMDIDINDILNKIL, from the coding sequence ATGAAAATTTCACCCATAGAAATTCGGCAGCAGGAATTCTCGAAAAAGATGCGTGGATATGATCCTGATGAGGTTCAAAATTTTTTGGAAAGTTTGGCAGAAGAACTTGAAAAACTAAATTCTGAAAATGAATCCTTGAAAGAAGAAGTTGAATCTTTAACTGATCAAATTAATGAGTATAAAAAGATAGAACAAAATCTACAGGCTACACTTCTTAAGGCGCAGGAAAATTCCACAAAATCTATGGAAGCAACTAAGAAGCAAACGAGTTTAATGATTAAGGAAGCGGAGTTAAAAGCTTCTCAGATTATAGAAAAAGCGCGCGAAAGCACAAACGATATCCGTAATGCGGTTGTGAATCTTAGAGAAGAAAAAGATTTGATATTATCAAAACTAAAGGCAATTGTAAGTTCTCAGGCTAACTTGTTAGAACTTAAAGTTGAACGCGCCGGCGATGAAAAAACTACCGGAAAAAAAATTGAGCAATCAAATAAAATGGATATTGATATAAACGATATTTTGAATAAAATTTTATGA
- a CDS encoding purine-nucleoside phosphorylase, which translates to MSELIQKINETLVVIKKHTSDSFPVGIILGTGLGGLVKEINIQHQIDYADLPHFPLSTVESHQGKLIFGTINGQNVVAMQGRFHYYEGYTMQQITYPVRVMKFLGVSTLVVSNACGGMNPAYRKGDLMLMQDHINLLGDNPLIGKNEDELGPRFPDMSEAYSLELIKIAEDVAKENNIKVHKGVYVAVPGPNLETKAEYKFLREIGADVVGMSTIPENIVANHMGMKVLGMSIITDECFPETLKAVNVEEIIAAAMKAEPKMTLIMKEVIKRIK; encoded by the coding sequence ATGAGTGAGCTAATCCAAAAAATAAATGAAACTTTAGTAGTAATTAAAAAACATACTTCTGATAGTTTCCCTGTTGGAATTATTCTTGGAACCGGTTTAGGCGGACTTGTAAAAGAGATTAATATTCAGCATCAAATTGATTATGCTGATTTGCCGCATTTTCCACTTTCAACTGTCGAATCTCATCAAGGCAAATTGATTTTTGGCACTATTAACGGACAAAATGTTGTTGCTATGCAGGGTAGATTTCATTATTACGAAGGCTACACAATGCAGCAAATTACGTATCCTGTTCGTGTGATGAAATTTCTAGGAGTAAGCACACTCGTGGTTTCTAATGCTTGCGGCGGAATGAATCCAGCATATCGCAAAGGCGATTTGATGTTAATGCAAGACCATATCAACCTTCTTGGTGATAATCCATTGATTGGAAAAAATGAAGACGAACTTGGACCAAGATTCCCTGATATGAGCGAAGCGTATTCCTTAGAGTTGATAAAAATTGCTGAAGATGTTGCTAAAGAAAATAATATAAAAGTTCATAAAGGTGTTTATGTCGCTGTTCCAGGACCAAATCTTGAAACTAAAGCCGAATATAAGTTTCTGCGGGAGATTGGTGCTGATGTTGTTGGAATGTCAACTATTCCTGAAAACATAGTTGCAAATCATATGGGAATGAAAGTACTTGGAATGAGTATTATCACTGATGAATGTTTTCCAGAAACATTAAAAGCTGTAAACGTTGAAGAAATTATTGCAGCCGCAATGAAAGCTGAACCGAAAATGACTTTAATAATGAAAGAAGTAATTAAGAGAATAAAATGA
- a CDS encoding signal peptidase II translates to MKALYLSFAVVIIDQVSKLMVKGFSIPFLNINYEGMYLGQMIPVIGDFFRFTFVENPGMAFGYDPGSSFKLIISIFSLVASIGLIFYLYVIRDKSWSLKIAIALILGGAIGNLIDRTFYGVFFDYAPMFYGKVVDFFDVDFFDFTLFGRSYDRWPVFNIADAAVTIGVLILVFFYKKHQDEDEKVESKLENSAVLTETILDNNAFKISKDDIDNSSDIINENRINEQTDNRKEISD, encoded by the coding sequence TTGAAAGCGTTGTATTTATCATTTGCTGTTGTAATTATTGATCAGGTTTCAAAATTGATGGTGAAAGGGTTCTCGATTCCGTTCCTGAATATAAATTATGAAGGAATGTATCTTGGGCAAATGATTCCAGTAATTGGTGATTTTTTTAGATTTACATTTGTTGAAAACCCGGGAATGGCTTTTGGATATGATCCCGGAAGCAGCTTTAAACTTATAATTTCAATTTTTTCACTTGTAGCCAGCATTGGTCTGATATTTTACCTTTATGTTATACGTGATAAAAGCTGGAGCTTAAAAATTGCAATTGCTCTAATACTTGGTGGAGCAATCGGCAATTTAATTGATAGAACTTTTTACGGAGTGTTTTTTGATTACGCTCCTATGTTTTACGGAAAAGTTGTTGATTTTTTTGACGTAGATTTTTTTGATTTTACTTTATTCGGTAGAAGTTACGATCGGTGGCCGGTATTTAATATTGCAGATGCTGCTGTTACAATTGGTGTTTTAATTTTAGTATTCTTTTACAAAAAACATCAGGACGAAGATGAAAAGGTAGAAAGTAAATTAGAAAATTCTGCCGTATTAACTGAAACAATTTTGGATAATAATGCTTTTAAAATTTCAAAAGATGATATCGATAACAGCTCAGATATAATTAATGAAAATAGAATAAATGAGCAGACTGATAACCGAAAAGAAATTTCTGATTGA
- a CDS encoding isoleucine--tRNA ligase, whose amino-acid sequence MFKQNLEKIGYPQLEQEVLKFWQSNKIFEKSITTRDENKSWTFYEGPPTANGKPGIHHVMARTLKDLVCRYKTLQGYRVNRKAGWDTHGLPVEIEVEKALGIKHKSEVLDYGVEKYNQKCRESVFTYLDLWEKMTTRMGYWIDLKSAYITLDNNYIESVWWALKTLFDKGLIYKDYKIVPQDPKSETVLSSHELALGYRETKDPSVYVLFKLISADEHFLVWTTTPWTLISNVALAVGSDIDYVKIKIEHTIMILAKERLSVVDKEYQILEEMKGSDLAGIEYEQLMDYCDVDKKAFYVIEGNFVSTEDGSGIVHIAPAFGADDYEVSKKYNLPMLQPVTRGGLFTEEVTDFAGQFVKDADAGIIIKLKKEGKLYRKETILHTYPFCWRHPEVPVIYYARESWFIRTTSIADRMVELNKQINWQPPEVGSGRFGNWLDENKDWALSRDRFWATPLPLWVSEDGDVFAIGSIEQVKEGFIEEDGKRISLKDLNEIDLHKPFVDKILFEKNGKIYKRTPEVIDVWFDSGAMPFAQYHYPFENKEEFEKNYFPSQFICEGIDQTRGWFYTLHAISTMLFDNVAFKNVIVNELILDKAGRKMSKSVGNTVDPFLLFDKYGADTTRWYLVTNSPPWRPTLFDEEGLVEVQRKFFGTLVNTYSFFALYANIDGFNFKDELISYEERPEIDRWIISKLNALVEEYEQLMNDYDVTKAARAVSSYTIDQLSNWYVRRSRRRFWKSEMNKEKLSAYQTLYECLSTLCKLTAPFAPFISEAIYLDLNNETKREKFESVHLAEFPKTTFRDKELEDKMEVAQNVVYLTRAMRAKNNLKVRQPLKKIMVALDKSKQEALSKMKDVILEEVNIKELLILTDDSEIVTKSAKANFKTIGPKFGKKVKAVAEAIKNFSKEDISKIEKGSEIILDIEDQKLNISKDDVEIISSEITGWVVEAEAGITVAIDVELDEALIEEGLAREFVNRIQNMRKDAGFDVTDKIIINFTGSEKFIKAINNFNQYISTETLAEKLSVNKISDQGFTQEFKIGEFDCSINIVKV is encoded by the coding sequence ATGTTTAAGCAGAATTTAGAAAAAATAGGTTATCCTCAGTTAGAACAAGAAGTTTTAAAGTTCTGGCAATCCAATAAAATATTTGAAAAAAGCATAACAACCCGCGATGAAAATAAATCGTGGACATTTTATGAAGGACCACCAACCGCAAACGGCAAGCCTGGTATTCATCACGTTATGGCAAGAACTTTAAAGGATTTAGTTTGCCGTTACAAAACCTTACAAGGTTATCGCGTAAATAGAAAAGCAGGTTGGGATACACATGGTTTGCCTGTTGAAATAGAAGTAGAAAAAGCTCTCGGTATAAAACACAAGAGTGAAGTACTTGATTACGGCGTTGAAAAATATAATCAAAAATGCCGTGAATCTGTTTTTACATATCTTGATCTCTGGGAAAAGATGACAACCCGCATGGGTTACTGGATTGATTTAAAATCTGCATACATAACTCTTGATAATAATTATATTGAATCAGTTTGGTGGGCACTAAAAACTTTATTTGACAAGGGACTTATCTATAAAGATTATAAAATCGTTCCGCAGGATCCCAAATCTGAAACAGTTTTATCATCACACGAACTAGCTCTTGGTTACCGCGAAACAAAAGATCCATCTGTTTATGTGTTATTTAAACTTATAAGCGCAGATGAGCATTTTCTTGTTTGGACAACAACTCCTTGGACATTGATTTCAAACGTTGCACTCGCCGTTGGTTCTGATATCGATTATGTAAAAATCAAAATAGAACATACAATAATGATTCTTGCAAAAGAAAGATTGTCTGTTGTTGATAAAGAATATCAGATTCTTGAAGAGATGAAAGGGAGCGATCTAGCAGGAATTGAGTACGAACAGTTGATGGATTATTGCGACGTTGATAAAAAAGCTTTTTATGTGATTGAAGGAAATTTTGTAAGTACTGAAGATGGTTCCGGAATCGTACACATTGCGCCTGCTTTTGGCGCTGATGATTACGAAGTTTCTAAAAAATATAATCTTCCGATGCTGCAGCCTGTTACTCGTGGCGGTTTGTTTACAGAAGAAGTAACAGATTTTGCCGGACAATTTGTTAAAGATGCTGATGCTGGAATTATCATCAAGCTTAAAAAAGAAGGCAAACTATATAGAAAAGAAACTATACTTCACACTTACCCATTTTGCTGGCGTCATCCGGAAGTGCCTGTAATTTATTATGCGCGTGAATCCTGGTTTATCCGTACAACTTCAATCGCTGATAGAATGGTTGAACTGAATAAGCAAATCAACTGGCAGCCACCGGAAGTTGGAAGTGGAAGATTTGGTAACTGGCTTGATGAAAATAAAGATTGGGCCTTATCACGTGATCGTTTTTGGGCAACACCATTACCGCTTTGGGTAAGTGAAGACGGTGATGTTTTTGCGATCGGAAGTATTGAGCAGGTTAAAGAAGGCTTTATTGAAGAAGATGGAAAAAGGATTTCTTTAAAAGATCTAAATGAAATTGATCTTCACAAACCATTTGTTGATAAAATACTTTTTGAGAAAAATGGAAAAATTTACAAACGAACTCCTGAAGTAATTGATGTTTGGTTTGATTCCGGTGCAATGCCATTTGCACAGTATCATTATCCTTTTGAAAATAAAGAAGAGTTTGAAAAAAATTATTTCCCATCACAATTTATTTGTGAAGGGATTGATCAAACACGTGGCTGGTTTTATACTTTGCATGCAATTTCGACAATGTTGTTTGATAACGTTGCATTTAAGAATGTTATTGTTAATGAGTTGATTTTAGACAAAGCTGGGAGAAAAATGTCTAAATCAGTTGGTAATACTGTTGATCCTTTTTTACTTTTTGATAAATACGGCGCTGATACGACTCGATGGTATCTTGTCACAAACTCACCGCCATGGCGACCAACATTGTTTGATGAAGAAGGTTTAGTTGAAGTACAGCGTAAATTTTTTGGAACTCTAGTTAATACATATTCTTTTTTTGCACTTTATGCAAATATTGATGGATTTAATTTTAAAGATGAACTGATCTCTTATGAAGAAAGGCCTGAAATTGATCGATGGATAATATCAAAACTTAATGCACTTGTTGAAGAGTACGAACAGTTGATGAATGATTATGATGTTACAAAAGCTGCACGGGCAGTGTCAAGTTACACGATTGATCAGCTTTCAAACTGGTATGTTAGAAGAAGCAGAAGACGATTCTGGAAATCAGAAATGAATAAAGAGAAACTATCTGCTTATCAAACTTTGTATGAGTGTTTATCAACACTCTGTAAACTAACAGCGCCATTTGCTCCATTTATTTCTGAAGCAATCTATCTTGATCTGAACAATGAGACAAAGCGAGAGAAATTTGAATCTGTACATCTTGCTGAGTTTCCCAAGACTACTTTTCGCGATAAAGAATTAGAAGATAAGATGGAAGTTGCTCAGAATGTTGTTTATTTAACACGAGCAATGCGTGCTAAAAATAATCTAAAGGTTCGTCAACCTTTAAAGAAAATTATGGTTGCGCTTGATAAGAGCAAACAAGAAGCACTTTCTAAAATGAAAGATGTAATTTTAGAAGAAGTAAATATTAAAGAGTTACTTATCTTAACCGATGATTCTGAAATTGTTACTAAATCTGCAAAAGCAAACTTCAAAACAATTGGACCAAAGTTTGGTAAAAAAGTAAAAGCAGTTGCGGAGGCAATTAAAAATTTTTCAAAAGAAGACATATCTAAAATTGAAAAAGGTTCTGAAATTATACTTGATATTGAAGATCAAAAGCTAAACATATCAAAAGATGATGTTGAAATTATAAGCTCTGAAATCACAGGCTGGGTTGTTGAAGCTGAAGCGGGAATTACAGTAGCGATTGATGTAGAACTTGATGAAGCACTTATTGAAGAAGGTTTAGCACGTGAATTTGTGAACAGAATTCAGAATATGAGAAAAGATGCCGGGTTTGATGTAACTGATAAAATTATTATTAATTTTACCGGCTCTGAAAAGTTTATTAAAGCTATTAACAATTTTAATCAATATATTTCAACTGAAACTCTTGCAGAGAAACTTTCTGTGAATAAGATTAGTGACCAAGGATTTACACAGGAATTTAAGATTGGTGAGTTTGATTGTTCAATTAATATCGTAAAGGTATAA
- a CDS encoding TraR/DksA family transcriptional regulator: MLDPTTGEYINENSPYSLHMAEQGTDAMEREKTFLYAQRENKFLGYLEDSLKRIENGTYGICLECIEEPQNLCPTCPLIPKARLEAVPHSQLCLPMKQKQEKK, translated from the coding sequence ATGCTCGATCCTACAACAGGTGAGTATATTAATGAAAATTCCCCTTACTCACTACATATGGCTGAGCAGGGAACAGATGCGATGGAAAGAGAAAAAACTTTTCTTTATGCTCAACGCGAAAATAAGTTTCTCGGTTATCTTGAAGATTCATTAAAGCGAATTGAGAATGGAACTTACGGAATTTGTCTTGAATGTATTGAAGAACCGCAGAATCTTTGCCCAACATGTCCGCTTATTCCTAAAGCAAGACTAGAAGCTGTGCCACACAGTCAATTATGTTTACCTATGAAACAAAAGCAAGAGAAGAAATAA